From Pontibacter actiniarum, a single genomic window includes:
- a CDS encoding peptidylprolyl isomerase, whose translation MALINKIREKSGWAVGVIALGLGVFIVGGDLLGPNSRLLGNDANVVGEIAGEEIDYQEFDAVLQQVKADYENRIGRAANEGELAMLREQAWNQLIFKIALQKEYDRLGLEVTDEELADMVQGNNIHPAVMQAFTNPQTGEFDRSQVVQYLQNLDQTGTRPMWVNFEQSIAADRLQGKYANLLSKTVYITDAEAKNYYKAQNAAASMKVLYVPFFTISDSAVEVTDAQLKDYYERNKELYKVEDGRTIEFVTIPVAASKEDSTYYNEEIATITQQFASAPNDSAFVNANSDVAYDGTYRTPGELPEELRKQLPLQEGKVYGPYNNNGSVALFKVIDAKEADKSAARASHILIRPENDTPEAKAAAKEKAQDVLNQIKGGADFAQMAAQYGTDGTASRGGDLGWFPEGQMVPAFEKAIFNSNGTGLLPNLVETEYGYHIVKVTEPKTNNTYKVASVVRTIEPSETTRDAAYAIADELAGTSSSTEEFRENVAQNKSLVKEESANIGKNQVLVNNLANARELVRWTYAKDSEVGDVSPVYEINDQFVVATLTGKREKGYADIKDVKDELTAAVRSELKAKQIMEKLNGQKGSLDQIAAAYGPDAMVKSADNVTFASAAIPGLGVEPVAVGKAFGLKQGGRTAPFEGQGGVMIVELTNMTPAPEINDFSNVKEQMRMTRSGRAESNAFEAIKEKSDITDNRVRFF comes from the coding sequence ATGGCATTAATTAACAAGATTAGAGAGAAGTCTGGTTGGGCTGTGGGCGTTATTGCCTTAGGCCTTGGTGTCTTCATAGTAGGCGGTGACCTGCTTGGGCCAAACTCAAGGCTGCTGGGTAACGATGCGAACGTAGTAGGCGAGATAGCCGGCGAAGAAATCGACTATCAGGAGTTTGACGCTGTGCTGCAGCAAGTAAAGGCAGACTACGAGAACCGCATAGGCCGCGCCGCCAACGAAGGTGAACTGGCGATGCTGCGTGAGCAGGCCTGGAACCAGCTGATCTTTAAGATTGCCCTACAGAAGGAGTATGACCGCCTGGGCCTGGAGGTAACAGACGAAGAGCTGGCCGACATGGTGCAGGGTAATAATATTCACCCGGCCGTAATGCAGGCATTCACAAACCCACAGACAGGGGAGTTTGACCGCAGCCAGGTGGTGCAGTACCTGCAGAACCTGGACCAGACCGGCACGCGTCCGATGTGGGTGAACTTCGAGCAGAGCATCGCCGCAGACCGCCTGCAGGGCAAGTATGCCAACCTGCTGAGCAAAACTGTCTACATCACAGATGCCGAGGCGAAGAACTACTACAAGGCGCAGAACGCCGCTGCAAGCATGAAGGTGCTGTACGTGCCGTTCTTCACTATCTCCGACTCTGCGGTAGAGGTTACAGACGCCCAGCTGAAGGATTACTACGAGCGCAACAAAGAGCTGTATAAGGTAGAGGATGGCCGCACGATCGAGTTCGTGACCATTCCGGTAGCAGCCTCTAAGGAAGACAGCACATACTATAACGAAGAAATCGCCACCATCACACAGCAGTTTGCCAGCGCACCAAACGACTCTGCGTTTGTGAATGCGAACTCTGATGTGGCCTATGACGGCACCTACCGCACACCGGGCGAACTGCCGGAGGAGCTGCGCAAGCAGTTGCCGCTGCAGGAGGGCAAGGTATACGGGCCGTACAACAACAACGGCTCTGTGGCACTGTTCAAGGTGATAGATGCCAAAGAGGCTGATAAGAGCGCGGCCAGAGCAAGCCATATCCTGATCCGCCCGGAAAACGACACGCCAGAGGCAAAAGCTGCTGCTAAGGAAAAAGCGCAGGACGTGCTGAACCAGATCAAGGGCGGCGCTGACTTTGCCCAGATGGCGGCACAGTATGGCACAGACGGCACTGCTTCCCGCGGTGGCGACCTGGGCTGGTTCCCGGAAGGCCAGATGGTGCCTGCTTTCGAGAAGGCTATCTTCAACTCTAACGGTACAGGCCTGCTGCCCAACCTGGTAGAGACAGAGTACGGCTACCACATTGTGAAGGTAACCGAGCCAAAGACGAACAACACCTACAAAGTGGCTTCTGTGGTACGCACCATTGAGCCAAGCGAAACCACACGTGATGCCGCCTATGCCATCGCCGACGAGCTGGCCGGTACAAGCAGCAGCACGGAGGAGTTCCGCGAGAATGTAGCGCAAAATAAGAGCCTGGTGAAAGAGGAGTCTGCCAACATCGGTAAAAACCAGGTGCTGGTAAACAACTTGGCAAACGCACGTGAGCTGGTGCGCTGGACCTATGCAAAAGATAGCGAGGTGGGCGATGTGTCGCCAGTGTACGAGATCAACGACCAGTTTGTGGTAGCCACCCTGACTGGCAAGCGTGAGAAAGGCTATGCCGACATCAAAGACGTTAAAGATGAGCTGACTGCCGCTGTGCGCAGCGAACTGAAGGCGAAGCAGATCATGGAGAAGCTGAACGGCCAGAAAGGATCGCTGGATCAGATTGCCGCGGCTTACGGTCCGGATGCCATGGTGAAGTCTGCTGACAACGTAACTTTCGCTTCTGCCGCCATCCCAGGTTTGGGTGTAGAGCCAGTGGCAGTAGGTAAAGCCTTTGGCCTGAAGCAAGGAGGCCGCACAGCCCCATTCGAAGGCCAGGGCGGAGTGATGATCGTGGAGCTGACCAACATGACCCCGGCACCGGAGATCAACGACTTCTCTAACGTGAAGGAGCAGATGCGCATGACGCGCTCCGGCCGTGCAGAGAGCAACGCTTTCGAGGCTATCAAAGAAAAGTCTGACATTACAGATAACCGCGTGCGATTCTTCTAG
- a CDS encoding tetratricopeptide repeat protein, translated as MKILYSLLLSLLVLFAVPAAQAQQQDLELAREYFSQGDYAKAEALYAKLINDQRLFHVVYPDYLKTLLARRDYKEAEKLVRKTMKRYPGNPGYEVDLGLVYQASGDKAAAEKQFDRLLENISPEAVIAVANVFMQHDLFDYAEKTYQRGRQLSNDQAAYTRPLIALYAYRQKTDKLIPEVLNLLQENESELGYVQSRLQNSLQEEKNFDLLENELILRVQQNPDKLAYNEMLIWLYIQRKDFYSALMQARAVDKRTRSGGTRVMDLGAISLKNDDYQGAIEAFQYIVEEYPEGPYYLPARQRLINAREAQVQNTFPVSQAKIQALIADYEALLNEVGRRPETVEVLQHMAGLYAFYLDDKEKAIALLQEAISMPRADPALVADSKLTLGDIYLLKGEPWESTLLYSQVEKSQKETPIGHEAKLRNARLSYYKGDFELAQAHLDILKLATSREIANDAMDLSLLITDNTGLDTSTVAMEEYAAIDLLIFQNKMQEALTALDVMLQKYPGHSLTDEIYFQKASIYERRGEFGKAVENLQQIVGNPQYDILSDDALYRMAYIYEENLKEKEKAQQLYNDLLVKHQGSIYAAEARKRFRKLRGDALN; from the coding sequence ATGAAGATACTTTATAGCTTACTGCTCTCCCTGCTGGTGCTGTTTGCGGTTCCGGCGGCACAGGCGCAGCAACAGGACCTGGAGCTGGCGCGGGAGTATTTCAGCCAGGGTGATTACGCCAAGGCCGAGGCGCTGTATGCAAAGCTGATCAACGACCAGCGGCTGTTCCACGTGGTGTACCCGGATTACCTGAAGACCCTGCTGGCCCGGCGCGACTACAAAGAGGCCGAGAAGCTGGTACGGAAGACGATGAAGCGCTACCCCGGCAACCCGGGCTACGAAGTAGACCTGGGGCTGGTGTACCAGGCGAGCGGCGATAAGGCGGCCGCCGAAAAGCAGTTTGACAGGCTACTGGAGAATATAAGCCCGGAAGCGGTGATCGCGGTAGCGAACGTGTTTATGCAGCACGACCTGTTCGACTATGCTGAAAAGACGTACCAACGCGGGCGCCAGCTCAGCAACGACCAAGCGGCCTATACCCGCCCCCTGATTGCGCTGTACGCCTACCGGCAGAAAACAGATAAGCTGATACCCGAGGTGCTGAACCTGCTGCAGGAGAACGAGAGCGAGTTGGGCTACGTGCAAAGCAGGCTGCAGAACAGCCTGCAGGAGGAAAAGAACTTCGACCTGCTGGAGAATGAGCTGATCCTGCGGGTGCAGCAGAACCCCGATAAGCTTGCCTACAACGAAATGCTCATCTGGCTCTACATTCAGCGCAAGGACTTCTACAGTGCCCTCATGCAGGCGCGCGCGGTGGACAAACGCACCCGTAGCGGCGGCACCCGTGTGATGGATCTGGGGGCCATCAGCCTGAAGAACGATGATTACCAGGGAGCCATCGAGGCCTTTCAGTACATTGTGGAGGAGTATCCGGAGGGACCGTACTACCTGCCGGCACGGCAACGCTTGATAAATGCGCGGGAGGCACAGGTGCAGAATACCTTTCCGGTGAGCCAGGCGAAAATCCAGGCGCTGATCGCTGACTACGAAGCGCTGCTGAACGAGGTGGGCCGGAGACCCGAGACGGTGGAGGTGCTACAGCACATGGCCGGCCTCTACGCCTTTTACCTGGATGATAAGGAGAAAGCCATTGCGCTGCTACAGGAGGCCATCAGCATGCCCCGCGCTGACCCGGCCCTGGTGGCCGACAGCAAGCTGACGCTTGGCGATATTTACCTGCTGAAGGGGGAGCCCTGGGAAAGCACGCTGCTGTACTCGCAGGTAGAGAAGTCACAGAAGGAAACGCCGATCGGGCATGAGGCGAAGCTGCGCAATGCCCGCTTAAGCTACTATAAGGGTGATTTTGAGTTGGCCCAGGCTCACCTGGACATCCTGAAGCTGGCCACCAGCCGTGAGATCGCCAACGACGCCATGGACCTGAGCCTGCTCATCACCGATAACACCGGCCTCGACACCTCCACGGTAGCGATGGAAGAGTACGCCGCCATTGACCTGCTCATCTTCCAGAATAAAATGCAGGAAGCGCTAACCGCGCTGGACGTCATGTTGCAGAAATACCCCGGCCATAGCCTGACGGACGAGATCTACTTCCAAAAAGCCTCCATTTATGAACGGAGGGGGGAGTTTGGCAAAGCCGTCGAGAACCTGCAGCAAATAGTAGGCAACCCGCAATACGACATCCTGAGCGACGACGCCCTGTACCGTATGGCCTATATTTATGAGGAGAACCTGAAGGAGAAGGAGAAAGCACAGCAGCTTTATAACGACCTGCTGGTAAAGCACCAGGGCAGCATCTACGCGGCAGAGGCCCGCAAGCGCTTCCGGAAGCTGCGCGGAGACGCGCTCAACTAG
- the recJ gene encoding single-stranded-DNA-specific exonuclease RecJ, with amino-acid sequence MEKRWVISQEAPVEVVQQLAEQLKISSTLASILCQRGICTFDEAKHFFRPSLQDLHDPFLMKDMDQAVNRLNNALHSNEKILVYGDYDVDGTTSVALMYGFLRNYTSNIDFYIPDRYKEGYGVSSQGIDWAAENGFTLIISLDCGIKSADKVAYASEKGIDFIICDHHLPDEDIPQAVAVLDPKRVDCPYPYKELSGCGVGFKLLQAFCIQNNIEQEEAYKLLDLLVVSIAADIVPITGENRILAYFGLQHLNGPQPMRPGLDALKELADIRSEMDITSIVFGFAPRINAAGRMGDAKNSVRMLLAQTKEEAFKMADIINESNKERRSKDTNITKEALQMIEQDEFLRTANSTVLFKETWHKGVIGIVASRCIEHYYRPTIILTQSNGKASGSARSVHGFNVHSAIESCSDLLEQFGGHMYAAGLTLPVENVPAFIERFERVVTDTITEEQKIPQIEIDAPINLKQITRNFYNIIRQMEPFGPGNMRPVFVSECVYDTGSVRVVGDSHLKLRLTQDGFTSIDAIGFGLGDYYKAISKGIPFDVCYTVEENIYRGVITLQLRIKDIRIK; translated from the coding sequence ATGGAGAAAAGGTGGGTAATTAGCCAGGAGGCACCGGTGGAGGTGGTGCAGCAGCTTGCAGAGCAGCTGAAAATTAGTTCTACACTGGCCTCTATCCTTTGCCAGCGCGGCATCTGCACTTTCGACGAAGCCAAGCACTTTTTCCGCCCCTCCCTGCAGGACCTGCACGACCCCTTCCTGATGAAGGACATGGACCAGGCCGTAAACCGCCTGAACAACGCGCTGCACAGCAACGAGAAGATTCTGGTTTATGGCGATTACGATGTGGACGGCACCACCTCCGTCGCGTTGATGTACGGCTTCCTGCGCAACTATACTTCCAACATTGACTTCTACATCCCGGACAGGTACAAAGAAGGCTATGGCGTGTCGAGCCAGGGCATAGACTGGGCTGCAGAAAACGGGTTCACGTTGATTATAAGCCTTGACTGCGGCATAAAGTCTGCCGATAAGGTGGCCTACGCCTCGGAGAAGGGCATCGATTTCATTATCTGCGACCACCACCTGCCGGACGAGGATATCCCACAGGCAGTGGCGGTGCTGGACCCCAAGCGCGTTGACTGCCCTTACCCGTACAAAGAGCTCTCGGGCTGTGGGGTGGGTTTCAAACTGCTGCAGGCTTTCTGTATACAGAATAACATTGAGCAGGAAGAGGCCTACAAGCTGCTGGACCTGCTCGTGGTAAGCATCGCGGCCGATATTGTGCCCATCACCGGCGAGAACCGCATCCTGGCCTATTTCGGACTGCAGCACCTAAACGGGCCGCAGCCGATGCGCCCAGGCCTAGATGCCCTAAAGGAGCTGGCCGACATCCGCAGCGAAATGGATATCACCAGCATTGTGTTCGGCTTTGCGCCACGTATCAATGCCGCTGGCCGTATGGGGGATGCCAAGAACTCTGTGCGCATGCTGCTGGCCCAGACGAAGGAGGAGGCCTTTAAAATGGCCGATATCATTAACGAGTCTAACAAAGAGCGCCGCAGCAAGGACACCAACATCACCAAAGAGGCCCTGCAGATGATTGAGCAGGACGAGTTTCTGCGTACTGCCAACTCCACGGTGCTGTTCAAGGAAACCTGGCACAAGGGCGTGATTGGTATTGTGGCGTCGCGCTGCATCGAGCACTACTACCGGCCCACGATTATCCTGACGCAGTCTAACGGCAAGGCATCCGGCTCGGCCAGGTCGGTGCACGGCTTTAACGTGCACAGCGCCATAGAGAGCTGCTCAGACCTGCTGGAGCAGTTTGGGGGGCATATGTATGCCGCAGGCCTTACGCTGCCTGTAGAGAACGTGCCGGCCTTTATAGAGCGCTTTGAGCGGGTGGTGACGGATACCATTACAGAGGAGCAGAAGATTCCCCAGATCGAGATTGACGCTCCCATCAACCTAAAGCAGATTACGCGCAACTTTTACAACATCATTCGGCAGATGGAGCCGTTTGGCCCCGGTAACATGCGCCCGGTGTTTGTGTCGGAGTGCGTGTACGACACCGGCAGCGTACGTGTGGTCGGTGATTCGCACCTGAAGCTGCGCCTGACCCAGGACGGCTTTACCAGCATCGACGCCATTGGCTTTGGCCTTGGCGATTACTACAAGGCAATATCCAAGGGTATTCCGTTTGATGTGTGCTATACGGTGGAGGAGAACATCTACCGGGGAGTAATTACGCTGCAGCTGCGCATCAAAGACATCCGCATTAAATAA
- a CDS encoding glycoside hydrolase family 25 protein — translation MPFTLLSLTLQKLAFSGLLLYSSLVGVAPTGTSATTDNNDPKAATAANNNAAAVVKGIDVSRWQKEVDWSLVRESEVSFAFVKATQGDFRLDPYFARNWEETKRHGIKRGAYHFYKPEAPVKDQIKLFTSTVTLEAGDLPPVLDIEVSDPKVSSENLRRDIREWLEGVTVHYGVRPIIYTSQNYYRRYLQGHFPEYHFWIARYSAVKPEIHHTDSWMFWQYTDRGSISGINSAVDINFFAGDFEQLSSLCLPQLTSYSDLGSPLKQLKHLQPLP, via the coding sequence ATGCCGTTTACTTTACTTTCTTTAACGCTCCAGAAGCTCGCCTTCTCAGGGTTGTTGCTTTACTCCAGCCTTGTGGGCGTAGCCCCAACCGGCACGAGTGCAACTACGGATAACAACGACCCCAAGGCTGCCACAGCAGCTAACAACAATGCGGCCGCCGTTGTGAAGGGCATCGATGTGTCGAGGTGGCAGAAGGAAGTGGACTGGTCTTTGGTGAGGGAGTCGGAAGTGTCCTTCGCCTTTGTGAAGGCCACGCAGGGCGATTTCAGGCTGGACCCGTACTTTGCCCGCAACTGGGAGGAAACCAAGCGCCACGGCATCAAGCGCGGCGCCTACCACTTCTATAAGCCGGAGGCCCCCGTGAAGGACCAGATCAAACTGTTCACGAGCACTGTAACGCTCGAGGCCGGCGACCTGCCGCCTGTGCTGGACATTGAGGTATCGGACCCGAAGGTAAGCAGCGAAAACCTGCGCCGCGACATCCGTGAGTGGCTGGAGGGCGTAACCGTGCATTACGGCGTAAGGCCGATCATCTACACCAGCCAGAACTACTACCGCCGCTACCTGCAGGGCCACTTTCCGGAGTACCACTTCTGGATTGCCCGCTACAGCGCCGTAAAGCCGGAGATACACCACACCGACAGCTGGATGTTCTGGCAGTACACGGACCGCGGCTCCATCTCAGGCATCAACTCGGCGGTGGACATTAACTTCTTTGCCGGCGATTTTGAGCAGCTTAGCTCCCTGTGCCTGCCGCAGTTAACCTCTTACTCCGATCTGGGCAGCCCTTTAAAGCAACTAAAGCACCTGCAGCCACTGCCATAG
- the lptB gene encoding LPS export ABC transporter ATP-binding protein has product MILRAEHLIKKYKSRTVVNDVSVEVNQGEIVGLLGPNGAGKTTSFYMIVGLVKPNAGKIFLDKEDITNLPMYKRAKRGVGYLAQEASVFRQLTVEENILSVLEMTNLPKKEQREKVEALLEEFSLTHVRNNKGIVLSGGERRRTEIARALAVDPKFVLLDEPFAGVDPIAVEEIQGIVATLKNKNIGILITDHNVNETLSITDRAYLLFEGKILKAGTAEELAADEQVRRVYLGKHFELKRKI; this is encoded by the coding sequence ATGATACTGAGAGCAGAACACCTGATAAAGAAGTACAAGTCGCGCACCGTTGTAAACGACGTGAGCGTGGAGGTAAACCAAGGCGAGATTGTTGGCCTGCTGGGGCCTAATGGTGCCGGCAAAACCACATCGTTTTACATGATCGTAGGGCTGGTGAAGCCGAATGCCGGTAAGATTTTCCTGGATAAAGAGGACATCACCAACCTGCCCATGTACAAGCGCGCCAAGCGCGGCGTGGGGTACCTGGCACAGGAGGCTTCTGTTTTTCGGCAGCTGACGGTGGAGGAGAACATTCTATCGGTGCTGGAGATGACCAACCTGCCTAAAAAGGAGCAGCGCGAAAAGGTAGAGGCCCTGCTGGAGGAGTTCTCCCTTACGCACGTGCGCAACAACAAGGGCATTGTGCTGTCGGGAGGGGAGCGCCGCCGGACGGAGATCGCCCGCGCCCTGGCCGTTGACCCAAAGTTCGTGCTGCTCGATGAGCCCTTCGCCGGGGTAGACCCAATCGCCGTGGAGGAGATTCAGGGCATTGTGGCGACGCTTAAGAACAAGAACATCGGTATCCTCATTACAGACCACAACGTAAACGAGACCCTTTCCATTACTGACCGCGCCTACCTGCTCTTCGAGGGGAAGATACTGAAGGCGGGCACTGCGGAGGAGCTGGCTGCCGACGAGCAGGTGCGCCGCGTGTACCTGGGCAAGCATTTCGAGCTGAAGCGGAAAATCTAG
- a CDS encoding TIGR00266 family protein: MRNSHEVDYKIFGNDIQVLEVELDPNETVIAEAGAMVYMEEGIDFETKMGDGSNPSQGFLGKLVSAGTRMITGESLFMTHFTHRGHGKSRVAFSAPYPGTILPIDLSSMRNSSLIAQKDAFLAAALGTKLSIHFNQKLGSGFFGGEGFILQRMQGDGLAFVHAGGTIVEKQLNNETLRVDTGCVVAFEEGIDFSVQRAGGLKSMIFGGEGLFLATLRGTGRVWLQSMPVKKLIEALMPRGENRNKEGGFMSSFME; encoded by the coding sequence ATGAGAAACTCACACGAGGTAGACTACAAGATCTTTGGCAACGACATTCAGGTACTGGAGGTAGAGTTGGACCCGAACGAAACGGTTATCGCCGAGGCCGGCGCCATGGTGTACATGGAGGAGGGCATCGACTTTGAAACCAAAATGGGCGACGGCTCAAACCCCAGCCAGGGCTTCCTGGGCAAGCTCGTTTCAGCGGGCACGCGCATGATTACAGGCGAGTCGCTGTTTATGACGCACTTCACCCACCGTGGCCACGGCAAGAGCCGCGTGGCATTTTCGGCCCCCTACCCCGGCACCATTCTGCCCATAGACTTGAGCAGCATGCGCAACAGCAGCCTTATCGCGCAGAAAGACGCTTTTCTGGCGGCAGCCTTAGGCACCAAGCTCAGCATTCACTTTAACCAGAAGTTGGGCTCCGGCTTTTTTGGCGGTGAGGGCTTTATACTGCAGCGCATGCAAGGCGACGGGCTTGCCTTTGTGCATGCTGGCGGCACCATTGTGGAGAAGCAGCTGAACAACGAAACCCTGCGCGTGGACACCGGCTGCGTAGTGGCCTTTGAAGAAGGCATTGACTTTAGCGTACAGCGGGCCGGTGGCCTTAAGTCCATGATCTTCGGTGGCGAGGGCCTTTTCCTGGCTACATTGCGCGGCACTGGCCGTGTGTGGCTGCAGTCCATGCCGGTGAAGAAACTGATCGAGGCCCTGATGCCACGCGGCGAAAACAGGAACAAGGAAGGCGGCTTTATGAGCAGCTTCATGGAGTAG